Genomic DNA from Myxosarcina sp. GI1:
CGGGACAGGTAGGAACGCATTGTTCGCAAACAATACAGTGCGATCGCCGAAATTTGAGTTTAAAAGTTTGCGGCTCTAAAATCAAAGCTTCGGTAGGACAGACACCAGTACACAAACCACAGTCTACACAACTTTCTTCATCGATAACAATTTCGCCACTAGCTGAAGAAACGCTGATGCTTTGCATACGCATCCATTCGATCGCCTCATCGATGCGATCGATATCACCCTGTAATTCTACTACCAGCTTGCCCATGCGATCGGGAGCAACTTGAGCGCGAATAATATTAGCAGCGACATTAAAATCTTTTGCCAGACGATAGGTAATTGGTATTTGAATGGCAGTTCGGGGAAAAGTTAGAGTTACCCGTTTTTTCATGGCTGGTTAGAAATAAAAAAGTACAATAAAACAGGAATGAGAATATATACTAAGTTAGCTAATGAACGAACCTACAGTAGATTATGAATCTAAAAACAGTAGCACTGTTAGAAACGTACTGATTGCGATCGTGGCAGTAGTACTAAGTGTAGCTCTGTTTATTGGGTTACAAAGCGAAACAAACTCTGGTTCTCTTGAAGCTCTAGTACGACGCTCTATACCTCTTGAGGATGCTTTGAGTAACGGTAAACCAACCCTAACAGAATTCTATGCTGACTGGTGTACTAGCTGTCAGGCAATGGCAGAAGATCTTTCAGCCATCGAAAACAGCTATGAAGATCGGGTTAATTTTGTCATGCTCAATGTCGATAATAATAAATGGCTTCCAGAAATGTTGCGCTATCGCGTTGATGGAATTCCACACTTCGTGTTTATGGATCGAGAGGGTGAAGCGATCGCCGAAGCAATTGGCGAACAGCCTCGTTCGATCCTAGAAGCAGATCTTGAAGCTTTAATTGCTAGTAACCCCATCCCTTATGCTTATGAGAAAGGAGCCGTTTCTCAGCTTGATAAGGTTGCAACACAGAAAAACAGCGATCCTCGCAATCACGGTGGAAAATAACTAAAAACCAAGGGCAAAAATAAATTTATGGCGATCGTAGTCAAACACAAAAAAACTGGCAGTGAATATATTCTTT
This window encodes:
- a CDS encoding NIL domain-containing protein, with translation MKKRVTLTFPRTAIQIPITYRLAKDFNVAANIIRAQVAPDRMGKLVVELQGDIDRIDEAIEWMRMQSISVSSASGEIVIDEESCVDCGLCTGVCPTEALILEPQTFKLKFRRSHCIVCEQCVPTCPVGAISTNL
- a CDS encoding thioredoxin family protein, translating into MNEPTVDYESKNSSTVRNVLIAIVAVVLSVALFIGLQSETNSGSLEALVRRSIPLEDALSNGKPTLTEFYADWCTSCQAMAEDLSAIENSYEDRVNFVMLNVDNNKWLPEMLRYRVDGIPHFVFMDREGEAIAEAIGEQPRSILEADLEALIASNPIPYAYEKGAVSQLDKVATQKNSDPRNHGGK